In one window of Drosophila ananassae strain 14024-0371.13 chromosome XR, ASM1763931v2, whole genome shotgun sequence DNA:
- the LOC6504411 gene encoding uncharacterized protein LOC6504411 isoform X2: MCCWFSTQKLKLVVVLSTLIVAIDGEVKASTSGTVLLYHINTKFCHFLISRVVLGCLMTAWASGGFLALFWDSVRALAIYSSGICLLTIFDCITLAWMFHLSARGLPETDYNEGLIEHMVTTDDIIEIFILVSLIFVQILVSIAGWWLTFRLRQHYEHEMKYEEDHRYLERILASQSKTHVDK; this comes from the exons ATGTGCTGTTGGTTCTCCACACAAAAGCTCAAGCTAGTGGTGGTTCTATCCACATTGATAGTTgcg ATTGATGGCGAAGTGAAGGCCTCCACCAGTGGCACTGTACTGTTGTACCACATAAATACGaaattttgtcattttttaatatcgcGCGTGGTCCTTGGCTGCCTGATGACGGCCTGGGCATCGGGAGGATTCCTGGCCCTCTTCTGGGACTCGGTCAGGGCTTTGGCCATC TATTCGTCAGGGATCTGCCTGTTGACCATTTTTGATTGCATTACGCTGGCATGGATGTTCCATTTATCGGCCCGTGGACTTCCGGAAACCGATTACAACGAAGGACTTATAGAGCATATGGTGACCACCGACGATATAATCGAGATCTTCATCCTTGTCTCACTCATATTCGTGCAG ATCCTGGTCAGCATCGCTGGTTGGTGGCTAACGTTTCGACTTCGTCAGCACTACGAGCATGAGATGAAATACGAAGAGGATCACAGATACTTAGAGCGGATCCTTGCCTCACAGTCGAAGACCCACGTAGACAAATGA
- the LOC6504411 gene encoding uncharacterized protein LOC6504411 isoform X4, protein MCCWFSTQKLKLVVVLSTLIVAIDGEVKASTSGTVLLYHINTKFCHFLISRVVLGCLMTAWASGGFLALFWDSVRALAIGSAC, encoded by the exons ATGTGCTGTTGGTTCTCCACACAAAAGCTCAAGCTAGTGGTGGTTCTATCCACATTGATAGTTgcg ATTGATGGCGAAGTGAAGGCCTCCACCAGTGGCACTGTACTGTTGTACCACATAAATACGaaattttgtcattttttaatatcgcGCGTGGTCCTTGGCTGCCTGATGACGGCCTGGGCATCGGGAGGATTCCTGGCCCTCTTCTGGGACTCGGTCAGGGCTTTGGCCATC GGATCTGCCTGTTGA
- the LOC6504411 gene encoding uncharacterized protein LOC6504411 isoform X1, giving the protein MCCWFSTQKLKLVVVLSTLIVAIDGEVKASTSGTVLLYHINTKFCHFLISRVVLGCLMTAWASGGFLALFWDSVRALAIYSSGICLLTIFDCITLAWMFHLSARGLPETDYNEGLIEHMVTHSITSHQKENIFRLVSAGIPTKKQKKKPKQRPPPTQILVSIAGWWLTFRLRQHYEHEMKYEEDHRYLERILASQSKTHVDK; this is encoded by the exons ATGTGCTGTTGGTTCTCCACACAAAAGCTCAAGCTAGTGGTGGTTCTATCCACATTGATAGTTgcg ATTGATGGCGAAGTGAAGGCCTCCACCAGTGGCACTGTACTGTTGTACCACATAAATACGaaattttgtcattttttaatatcgcGCGTGGTCCTTGGCTGCCTGATGACGGCCTGGGCATCGGGAGGATTCCTGGCCCTCTTCTGGGACTCGGTCAGGGCTTTGGCCATC TATTCGTCAGGGATCTGCCTGTTGACCATTTTTGATTGCATTACGCTGGCATGGATGTTCCATTTATCGGCCCGTGGACTTCCGGAAACCGATTACAACGAAGGACTTATAGAGCATATG GTAACCCACTCAATTACATCCCATCAAAAGGAAAACATTTTTCGTTTGGTATCCGCAGGGataccaacaaaaaaacaaaaaaaaaaaccaaaacaacgcccaccacccacacagATCCTGGTCAGCATCGCTGGTTGGTGGCTAACGTTTCGACTTCGTCAGCACTACGAGCATGAGATGAAATACGAAGAGGATCACAGATACTTAGAGCGGATCCTTGCCTCACAGTCGAAGACCCACGTAGACAAATGA
- the LOC6504411 gene encoding uncharacterized protein LOC6504411 isoform X3, whose amino-acid sequence MCCWFSTQKLKLVVVLSTLIVAIDGEVKASTSGTVLLYHINTKFCHFLISRVVLGCLMTAWASGGFLALFWDSVRALAIYSSGICLLTIFDCITLAWMFHLSARGLPETDYNEGLIEHMVTTDDIIEIFILVSLIFVQGYQQKNKKKNQNNAHHPHRSWSASLVGG is encoded by the exons ATGTGCTGTTGGTTCTCCACACAAAAGCTCAAGCTAGTGGTGGTTCTATCCACATTGATAGTTgcg ATTGATGGCGAAGTGAAGGCCTCCACCAGTGGCACTGTACTGTTGTACCACATAAATACGaaattttgtcattttttaatatcgcGCGTGGTCCTTGGCTGCCTGATGACGGCCTGGGCATCGGGAGGATTCCTGGCCCTCTTCTGGGACTCGGTCAGGGCTTTGGCCATC TATTCGTCAGGGATCTGCCTGTTGACCATTTTTGATTGCATTACGCTGGCATGGATGTTCCATTTATCGGCCCGTGGACTTCCGGAAACCGATTACAACGAAGGACTTATAGAGCATATGGTGACCACCGACGATATAATCGAGATCTTCATCCTTGTCTCACTCATATTCGTGCAG GGataccaacaaaaaaacaaaaaaaaaaaccaaaacaacgcccaccacccacacagATCCTGGTCAGCATCGCTGGTTGGTGGCTAA